The window TCGCTTTATCATCTTGGTCAATATAATAGCTGCGATCAGGTAAAGTTAGTCCTGCCTGAGCGAAAACCAATACATTTGTATTGCTCGATTTATCATCAGGCTCTATCCCAAATCCAAGTAAATCGCCTTCGCCATTTTTAAATCCTTCTGAGATAAACTTAATTAAATCTTTGTCATTTTTGATTCCATCAATTTTAGATAAAAGAGGTTTAATTGGCTCTATTCCTAATTTTTCAATGGTTAAAGAATCCATTCCACTGGTGTAAAAATCGCCTACTTTTTGCTCCAAGCTTCCCTTGGTGGCATTACTTTTTCCGGCGTTTTCCAGTATTTTTCTTAAGTTTTTAACATTATCATCATATAAGGTATAAAATGAACCCCAGCCAGTTTCTGTTTTAGGGATAACCGTATTTTTAAACCATTTTCCGTTGGCATACAGAAAGAAGTTATCTCCAGGTTTGACGGTTGTGTCCATTCCGGCTTTATCAAAAAATACCGTTCGTTGTTCAATATTTGTTTCTGCTTGATGATTTTTGTTTTGACAAGCTCCTAATAGTAAGAGCAATGCGGCTGGTAAATAATAAGTTTTTTTCATTAGTTTATAAGTTATTTAGTTAAAGCTACAAAATGCATGGTGTAGTTTATATGAATTTTTTTATAACTTCATCAAAAAAACACACTATGCAATACACTTTATATATTCTAATTTTCGTCGGGATAATAATCCTTTTGAGTTCCTTTGTAACTGTTAAACAGGGAACTATCGCTGTTGTTACCGTTTTTGGAAAATACCAAAGGCAATTGCGCCCAGGTTTAAACTTCAAAATTCCGCTGATTGAGCAAATTTATTCGCGAATTTCTATTCAAAATAGGTCTGTTGAGTTATCATTTCAAGCGGTAACTCAAGATCAGGCAAATGTATATTTTAAGGCAATGCTTTTATATTCGGTGGTAAATCAGGAAGAAGAAACTATTAAAAATGTTGCTTTTAAATTTGTTGATGCTACCAATTTAATGCAAGCCTTAATAAGGACCATTGAAGGATCTATACGTGCTTATGTTGCTACGCAAAAACAAGCAAATGTACTTGCTCAACGAAACGAAATCGTTTTGCATGTTAAAGAACAAATCGATCAAGTTTTGGATGGCTGGGGTTATCATTTACAGGATCTTCAATTAAATGATATTACTTTTGATGAAGAAATTATGCGCTCAATGAGTCGTGTTGTGGCATCTAATAACTTAAAAGCTGCGGCAGAAAATGAAGGTCAGGCTTTATTAATTACTAAAACCAAAGCTGCAGAAGCTGATGGTAATGCGATTAAAATTGCGGCAACGGCAGAACGTGAGGCTGCTCAATTGCGTGGACAAGGAATTGCTTTATTCCGTGCTGAAGTTGCTCATGGTATGAGTAAAGCAGCACAGGAAATGGAGCAAGCTAATCTAGATATTTCCGTAATTTTATTCACCATGTGGACAGAATCAATTAAACATTTTGCAGAAAATGGCAATGGTAATGTGATCTTTTTAGATGGAAGTAGTGATGGAATGAATAAGACGATGAAAGAAATGATGGCCATGCAGATGAATAAGCAAAATGAACCAAAAAGTAAGGATAATTAATTCATAAAAAATCAACAAAAAAAGCCATCGGATTTAACATCCGATGGCTTTTTTTGTAAAGATAAATACTGTTTATTTAAATGAGGTTCCTAAATTCATAACGTAATTGCCAGCTTGTTGCATAAAATCGCCCATCACTTTTAATGATTCATCTTCTATAAAATCAAAAGAATCCTGTTTGGTAATTTTATCGCCTTTTTTAATTGCAGGCAAACCTCTTAACGCTCTCAATTGGTTTTGTCTGGTGATTGATTTTGCTTCCTGAGCATCGCGTTCGGCTTTTAATTTGGCTTCATTTAAGGTTACGGCAACCTCTGAATCACGTTTTTTAAGGTCAGCAATATCTTGTTTCAAATATTTAAAATCTAAAGAATTTGAAATACGTTGCTCACTATTTTTAATTAGTGCTGGTTTAACAGTAGCAAAATTTGCAACGGCTTTAAAGGTAGAACTAGGAATAACATCCCATGGTAAAGCTGAAGCTTCAGTATCTTCACCAATTTTATCCATTGGATAAACCGAAGGGAAAACAACATCTGGAGTAACGCCTTTATGTTGAGTACTGCTTCCGGCTACTCTATAAAATTTAGCCATTGTTAAGTTTATCTGACCTAAATTGATATCAGCAGCAGCTGTGTTTGGTGATGTTCCAACTGTTTTATCTTTAGCAATTAAGCCAGCAACTCTTTGTAAAATGCTTGGATTAACTAATTTATTTAAATCTATAGAAGATTGAACAGTTCCTTTGCCATAAGTTTGACTTCCCATTATTATACCGCGACCATAATCTTGTATAGCGCCTGCAAAAATTTCTGATGCTGATGCACTTAAGCGGTCAACCATCACTCCGAATGGACCATCCCAGGCAATACCTGTATTTTCATCCTGATCAACCTCTATTTTACCACGTAGATCTTTTACTTGTACAACTGGTCCCTTATCAATAAATAAACCAGTTAATGAAATGGCTTCAACTAGCGATCCTCCACCATTTCCGCGTAAATCCATTACAATCGCATCAACCTTATCTTGATTTTTAAGGGTGTCAATTAACAATTTAACATCTCTTGTGGTACTTTTATAATTCTTATCACCAGCATTTGCAGCTTTAAAATCTGCATAAAAAGCAGGAAGTGATATGATGCCTATTTTATAATTTTTACCGTTTGTGGTAATTGTTTTAACTTTCTTTTTAGCAGATTGATCTTCAAGAATAACCTTCTCCCTAACCATCTCAATAATTACTGGTTTAGAAGACATTTCTTTTCCTACTGGAATTACTTTTAAACGAACTTTAGTTCCTTTCGGACCTTTAATTTTACTAACAGTTGCATCCAATCTCCAACCAACAATATCCAAGAAATCACCATCGCCTTGCGCAACAGCAATTATACGGTCGCCTGCACTCAATTGTTTTCCTTTAAATGCTGGTCCACCAGGAATAATTTCTGAAATTTTTACCACCTCATTTTCCAATTGCAAACGGGCACCAATACCTTCAAATGAACGTGACATTTCTTCATTAAATTCAGTTGCTTTTGACGGAACAAAATAATTTGTATGCGGATCAATTGACTCCGTAAATGCATCCATCAAAATTTGGAATACATCCTGATTATTGGTTTTAGAAGTTTGCGACTGCAAATTTTGATATCTCTTGGTAAGGGTTTCAACATTTTTTGCTTCTGCTGTTCCTGCTAAATTTAGGTTTACCAATTCGTATTTAACACGCTTGCGCCAGGTTTCATTTAATGTAGAAACAGAAGTTGCCCAAGGCATTTTTTCTCTATCGTAAACAAAAGTATCGTTTTGGTTAAAATCGTATTTAGTTTTTATTTGAGCTAAAGAATAATTAAAGTATTCATTCAATCTTTTAGCATAAACATTATAAATATAAAATGGACCGCTTAAATCGCCATTTTTAAAGTCATCATCTAAAGTTTTTCTATATTTCTCAAATTCTTTAATATCAGAGGCTAAAAAATAATTTTTCCCCTGATCTAGTGATTTTATATACTTATCTAAAATAAGAGATGATATAGAATCATTTATCTGAATTTTTTTATAGTTATAACTTTCAATTAAATTTACAACCTCCTTTATTACAAGTTGTTGTTGCTCATCTGGTTTAACATTCGTAACGCCATCAACAATGGGCTGCGTTTTTGGTGCGGCATGACAAGCAAGTACTGCGGCAGTAAAAATTACTAAGAATATTCTCTTTAACATCTCTCTAAACGATTTAAAATCCATTTCAAATTCTATATAGCCAATATGATACCATTTTAGCAGAAAAACAAAAAAGAGACAGCATTATTACTGTCTCTTGTTAAAACTTACCAAATCTAACTAAAAGCTTTTTATTTAACAATCTGAAAAAGTAACGTTACGGAGCGAGTAATTGTTTTAAATGTAAAACAACCAACGCTTTAAAAAAAGTAAAATTTTTTGTAGGTTTTGAAATTACGATTGCTTTTTAGTAGCAGTTTTGGATGCAATCATTTCTCTTGCATCTTTAATTTGAGCTTTGTATTGTGTAGTTTTTATAGCACTTGCTAACCATTCTACCGTTTTTAAATCGCGAAGTGCAAGGGTAAAATCTTTTTTTCTAATTTTCACTTGTACAATACCCAACACTGATTCTATGTAGGAAGAGTTAAGGCTTAATTGTTTAGCAAGAATTCCTTGCTGCGTGTAAAACCACATTGATTGTGTGTATTTACTGCTTGCTAAATAAACTTTACCAAGTAAGTTATAGGTATTCATTAAACCAAATTTACTACCCATTTTAGAATAGTTTTTTAAGGCTACATTAAGTAAAATCTGCTCTGCATCGCTAAAACGGCCTAATTGATAATGCATATTGCTCATCTTTATTATTGCTTGGCCATACCTATTAAAGTTTTTAATTACGTTGTATTCAAATGCAGCTTTTCCAAAAAGAGTTAGTGCTTCATTATAATCACCTTTCTTTTCAAGATCTTCGGCATCTTCAAAATAAGAATTTCCATCAGCAAGATCAAATTTAGAAACGGCAATATTTATAGCATTGCTTCCTCCATTTGGATCTTGAAAATCAATTTTTTCTAAAGTTTGAGCTTGTAATTGTAATGTTGTAAAGAGGCTAATAAAAACTAAAACAATCTTAGACATGCAACAAAAATAATACTTTAAATGCAATTTTACTTAAATACCTGTAAATTAACATCAAAGGATGCCCAAACCATATGAGGATGAGAATCGCAGTGATAAATTTCGCCTGCGGCAGATATTCCAATGATGCCAGCAAAGCCATCGAAAGCTTTGAGTTCTAAAAATGATTTATCAGATGCATCTTTAAGTGTAAAGCCATCCGTTACTCTTGTAACAATTTTAGCAGCCAAAGCCCCACTTGTAATATCTTCTCCTACACCTGTACAAGAAATCCCTGCAAATTTGTTTGCATAATTGCCTGCAACCGTTGCCGAATCGCTAACACGTGAAGGTATTTCAAATCCTTTGCCGCCTGTAGAAGTTGCTGCAGCCAGATTTCCTTCATCATCCAGAGCCACACAACCGACGGTGCCTTTATTGTTTTGCTGATTTAACTTTGCCTCATATTCTAGCTGTCGCTGATTAGTTATGGGATTAAAATATTCGAAACCATTTTCTCGGGCGAAGCTTTGGGCACCATCTCCACTTAAAACGCGATCGTCATAAGTTAAAAGATGCTGTGCAATTTCTATCGGATTTTTAACATCCTCCACATTAATTACTCCACTAAATTTTTCCGTTTTTCCATCCATTAATGAGGCACTTAACCTCACTTTTCCGTCGCTTTGAATTTGCGAACCAATACCAGCATTAAATAAATCATTATTTTCTAAAAGCGCAACCGTATAAATTACTGTTTCTAAAGCAGAATGCGTTTTTAAGTAATCATAACCTTGAGTAACAATTTCAGATAAGGCATTTTGTTTAGCTTTTTTTGTTTCCTGATTAGTTGATGATTCACTAAAAAAACCACCATGTATAATTAATTTCATTTTGTTGGTATCATGTTAGTATCAAGATATTAGTAGTAAGTATCAAGACGTGAGGCTTAACCTTGCATGAAACGTTTTGCGTTAAAATCCCCTGTTATTGGCTTTATTCTTTACTCTTTATTCTTTCAGTCTCCAGCTTATCCTATAGGAATAACTTTTGGGTGATGAATTATTAAACTATGATCTTTCAAATCATAAACATCACCATCACACATTACGTGTACAACCATATTTTTTATGGAAACAGGTTGACCCATTTCTACATCCGTTAAATTGGTATCAGCCATGTGTCGGCCATCTACTAATATAACCATGCCTGAGCCAATGGCTTCCATAACATGTCCGTCTGAAATAAATAAGCCAGTATCTTCGCCTAAACCAATACCTAATATGCCTGGATTACTAGCTGCAGCATATAACAAACGACCGATTCTACCGCGTTGAACAAAATGTGTATCAACAATTACATCATCAATAAAACCTAAACCGCCCGTAATTTTCACCTCACCTTTAAGTAAAGCGTCTTTACTACTTCCTTGGTAAATCATGTTTTTTGAACTTGCCGCTGCACCGGCAGATGTACCTGCAATAACTACATGCTCATTTCTATATTTATCAAGCAAGATTTGATGAATTTTCGTTCCTCCGAAAATTGAAGAAAGTCGAAGTTGGTCGCCACCAGTAAAAATTATTACATCAGCAGCTCTTATACGTTCACAATTAGATTCTGAATTTGCCTCTTCGCGATTAGAAATATTTAGCACACCAAGATTATGAACATCCAATTGTGCATAAGCTTTAATATATTCTTCGCCAACTTTTTCTGGCATTAAAGAGGCTGTAGTAATGATTTCAAAACGTGATTCTGCATCTTTTGCAGATTCTACAGTGATTCTTTTTAGAATTCCACGTTCGAAAAAGTTCATGTTTTCAGGCAATCCAAATTGCGTTTCAGCGAAACTGCCAGTGTTTATTGCCCCGCCTATAATGATGAGTTTACCTTTCGGAACCATTCTGTGTGTATTATTACTGTGTCAAAAATTCAAATATATCAGGTTAAGATAAAAAACACGACTTTTTTGTCAATAATCTTCACATAAATTTAATAAAATTTTAATTTTTGGGAATAAAAATGGCAATCTTCAAAGGAAAAACACAAATAAAAATTCAAATTTATCCATTTAGCTAAATGCAGTATCAATTTTCAAAATAAATGCATAATTTACAGTCATTATTTTTACCAGGCAGATCCGTAGCTTATTGGGCTAAATACAGCCAGTTGGCAATTAAACAGAATAAATTAGAGATGAAGATATCAAACATACAAGTATTAAGGGGGCCAAATATTTGGTCGATAAGTCGAAAGAAACTCATTCAAATGAGATTAGATTTGGAAGAGTTAGAGCAAAAGCCAACCAATGTGATAGATGGTTTTGGAGAACGGTTAGAAAAATTAATTCCAAGTATGTTTACTCACCGTTGCTCAAAAGGAGTTGAAGGTGGTTTCTTTGCAAGGGTTAAGGAAGGCACTTGGATGGGTCACGTTATTGAACATATTGCTTTAGAGATTCAATCTATTGCTGGTATGGAAACAGGATTTGGTAGAACCCGCCAAACAAAAACAGAGGGAATTTACAACGTTGTATTTAGTTATCTTGAAGAAAAAGTTGGCGTTTATGCTGCTGAGGCTGCTGTAAACATTGCGGAAGCTTTAATAAAAGGCGAAGAATATGATTTAGACCACGACATTCGCAGGATGAAAGAAATTCGCGAATTGGAAGCGCTTGGGCCAAGTACAGGTTCTATTGTTGAAGAAGCGGTTAAAAGAAGTATTCCTTGGATTAGATTAAATAAAAGCTCACTTGTACAGTTAGGTTATGGCAAAAACCAAGTTCGGTTTAGGGCTACAATGACCGAAAAAACAAGCAGTATAGCGGTTGATATAGCCAGCAATAAAGAAGAAACAAAAAGGTTATTAACTGAAGCCGCTATTCCGGTTGCTTCCGGAGTAACAATTTCTAATATTGATGATTTAGAAGCATCGGTTAATAAAGTTGGTTTTCCATTGGTTTTTAAACCTTTAGATGGAAACCATGGAAAAGGTGCAACTATTAATGTTAAAACTTTAGAAGCTGCAATTGCAGCTTTTGAATATGCTAAAACATATTCTAGAAGGGTTATTATAGAAAAGTTTATTACTGGATTTGATTTTCGGATTTTGGTAATCGATCATAAAGTTGTAGCCGCAGCTCAGCGTGATCCAGCTCATGTTAGGGGAAATGGAATTCATACCATACAAGAATTAATTGATAAGGAAAATGAGGATCCAAAACGTGGTTACGGACATGAAAACGTATTAACTGAAATTTCTGTAGATCGGGATACTTTAGATTTATTGGCGAAAAAGGAATACACTCTGGAAACGATCCCTGAAAAAGGTGAAATCGTTTATTTGAAATCTACGGCAAATTTAAGTACTGGCGGAACATCGATCGATGTAACTGATATTGTTCATCCACAAAATATTTTTATCTGCGAGCGGATTTCGAGAGTTATTGGATTAGATATTTGCGGTATTGATATTATGGCGCAAAACCTTACGCAACCACTAAATGAAAATGGTGGTGTGGTACTGGAAGTGAATGCGGCTCCTGGTTTTAGAATGCACTTGGCCCCAAGCGAAGGTTTACCAAGAAACGTTGCGGCGTCGGTTATTGATATGTTATATCCGCAGGGAAAACTATCTCAAATTCCAATTATTGCCGTAACCGGAACAAATGGAAAAACCACTACCACACGTTTAATAGCGCATATTATTCGTAGCAATGGCAAAAGAGTTGGCTTTACTACCAGCGATGGGGTTTATGTGCACAACACCATGTTAATGAAAGGTGACACCACCGGACCAGTAAGTGCTGAATTTATATTAAAAGATCCAACTGTTGAATTTGCTGTTTTAGAAACCGCCAGAGGTGGAATTTTAAGAGCGGGCTTAGGTTTTAATGCTTGCGATATTGGCGTAATAACCAATATTCAGGAGGATCATTTGGGGATTTCGGATATTCATACGCTTGACGATTTAGCCCGTGTTAAAGAGGTTGTAATTGGAGCCGTTCGCCGTAAAGGTTGGGCTGTATTAAATGCTGATAACGGTTATTGCGTTAAAATTGCAAGAAACGCCCGTTGTAATGTTGCCTATTTTAGTATGGATGAAAATAATCCTGTAATTAAAGAACATTGTAAAAAGGGCGGAATAGCTGCGATTTATGAAAATGGTTACATTACCATCAAAACCGGCGATTGGAAATTAAGAGTTGATAAGGCCACACATATTCCGTTAACTTTTGGTGGCTCCGTAAACTTTATGATTCAGAATGTGCTTGCGGCAACTTTGGCAGCTTATTTATGGGGTTATAAACCTGAAGATATCCGCTTGTCGTTAGAAACTTTTATCCCTTCTGCAGCGCATACACCTGGTAGAATGAATGTTTTTAGGTTTAAAGATTTTAAAGTTTTGGTAGATTTTGCCCATAATCCTGATGGATTTAATGGTGTTAAAGCCTATTTGCAAAGTGTAGAAGCCACAGAACATGTGGGTATAATTTCTGGAACTGGGGATAGGCGTGATGAGGACATTATCGAAACTGCAAGAATTTCAGGACAAATGTTTGATAAAATTTATATCTGTCAGGAAAAATATTTACGCGGTCGCAAACAGCAAGAATTGATAGATTTACTTGTAACAGGGATAAGAGAAATCGATCCTAATAAGGAAATCATCATTAACAACAAAAGCACAGAATGTTTACAGGATGCTATCGATCATGCAAAAAAAGGATCTTATCTAACTATTTTAAGTAATACTATTGATAATACCATTCAAAGAGTTACCGAACATTTAGATAAAGAATTGGAAGGATAATCCGTAAATGTTTTAAATAAGAAACCCCTTTTGACATGATCAAAAGGGGTTTCTTTATATAGAGAAAAACCTATTTATTTGCGTCTCTCAAACCTTTAATTTCATCATGTGATCTTCTTAAAGAAGCTTTTTGATCTGAAACCAATTCTCTTAAATTTGCTGATAAATCTTCATCTTCTAAAGCCATTTTATAAGCTTTTTGTGCAGCATCCTCACCAAATTCGCAGTTATTTAAAACAGTTTGTCTATCGTGTCCGGTAAAAATTGCTTTAAAATCCATCCAACCTCTGTAAATCTTACCAGAATTGGTTGTTCCTGTTTCAATATCTGTACCTAATGCGGCAACCTCTGTTGCCAAGGCCATTTTGTATTTCTGGCTTTCTTCAATCATATTTAAAAATAACGACTTCAAATCCGCATCGCCATCTTTAAGTTCTTCACGAGCTTTCTCGTAACCCGCTATACGATCATTATTAATTTCAATTAAGTCATTTAATATCTCTGCGTTTGCTGCTGTAGTTTTCATATCGTTATTGATTTTTTTTTGTATTATTTCAACATGATCAATAAGGAAAGGTTTGTATTTTATTAAAAAATATTATTCTCATAAGCTATAATTCGTTTACTTGATGTTTTTTATTGGGAGGTAGCCCAAGTGAATTTCATCTTCAATCAAACTTTTCATTTTTGTCAACTTCAATCTAAATTTCGCCTTTAAATCAGCACTAAGCACATCTTCAATTTCAAAAATATCATCTACATCAACACCATATTTATCATCAATATGCGAAGTTGCACCTGCGAAAGTGGCATGTTTATAAAAAGCAGTTTCTTTGGCTTGTTTTGTTGCTGAAGCTTTATCTGGCGTTGCTAGCAGCATTTTATAATGTGGTTCATCAAATTCATTTTGGCGATAACCACCTAGATTAATAAAAAATAAATGAAGCTCATTGCTAAAGTGCTCTGATGCATTAACACATTCTACCTTACAACCATTTACATTATTTACCTCACGCCAGGCGTCGATATGGATTTTATTTTTTGCTTCTGGCCAAAAAGCATAAATATCGGGTATCATCTCTTTTAATGATGTAGCAATGCCGAAGAAGATATCATGCTGTTCTGTTTGTCTGCCTTTTGGTTTGCAGCCCAGCATAATCATAAATAATTTAGGTGTTATCATGTTAAAATATTGATAACTCAAGGTCGCAATTTTTTTACTGAAAATAGATCTCGATTTTCAATTTATAAAGTCATATTGCAATATTCAATTTCACTAAAATGTTGTAGAATGATGATGAGCGAAATTCAGAATCCGCTTGATGGTGGTGCAATGTATACAGAAACAAATCTTAGTCAGCTTTTTCCCGAACCTTTAAATACCATAACAAGCTGCTTTTTTTTAGCAATTGCCGTCTATTTTACCTTTAAAGTTTGGGGTAATTTTGCACATCAAAAATTTCTAAGTTACGCTTTGGTATTGCTATATATTGGAGGGATTGGCGGTACAACTTATCACGGACTTCGGCGTTGGCCAATTTTTATAATGATGGATTGGATACCTATAATGTTGCTTTGTCTTTCTGCTGGAGTATATTTTTTAGCGAAACTAACAAAATGGTATTATGCTGCATTGATAATTGTAATCTATGCCTGCTTTCAATTTTTCGCCAGAAAACTTTTTATACATGGAGACTTCCAAATCTTTATCGACATAAACTATGCATTTATGGCAGCAATAGTGTTATTTCCAGTGTTTGGATACCTACTAAAAACCGAATGGACAAATGGTAAGTGGGTTGGGTTTGCGCTAATTGCTTTTATATTTGCTTTAACCTTCCGGGTTGCAGATAAATGGGTTCTTTTAACCGTTGGTACTCACTTTTTATGGCACACTTTCGGTGCCGTCGCTTCATTTTGCATGCTTAATTATATCTATCTTGCCAATGCTAAAAAGAGAAAAATAAGCATGACAAATAGTTTTTAGTTATAAAACTTATGGCAACTTTGTGTGTACCTTATCAAAATTAAGTGGCTTTTGCTTTGAGATGGAATATTTTATTCCGCCTAATAAATGATTAAGAAATTGTTCATCATTCCAAGTCTCTTTTGTGTGTCCCATTGAGGTGTAAAAAGCTCTTCCACCATCATATAAATGGTACCAGCTAAAAGGATGGAAACTTCCGTTTTTGCCACCGGTATAAGATTTTTCGTCGATGGTAATTAAAACTTTAATATCAGGATTTATATCTTTAAAGTTATAAAGTTCATCCTTGTGCATCCAAACTGAATCGGTAAAAAATTTAGTTGATGGATGTTTTTTATCTTTAATTATAAATTTTGCTTCCTGCACTGCAGGGTGACTTATAAAATATGCACCAACTAATTTGCCATACCAAGGCCAATCATATTCAGTATCTGTAGCGGCATGGATGCCAACAAAACCTCCTCCAGCTTGAATGTAACGTTCAAATACTGCTTGTTGATTATTATCTAAAACATCACCAGTGGTACTTAAAAAAACAACCGTAGCATATTTTTTCAAATTATCTTCCGTGAATAAAGCTGCGTTTTCTGTTGTATCGACTTCAAAATTATTCGCTGTACCTAATTTCATAATGGCAATTTTCCCAGCTTCTATAGCGTTATGCCTAAAGCCTTTCGTTTTAGAAAACACTAAAACCCTTGCTGTTTTCTTGGCCGAAATAAAACTTTGAAATAAAAAGATGCCTGCTATTATTAAGCAAAAGGATATTACCTTTTTCATATTGAATTTGGTTAGATTAATTTGCTTTAAAAAAAAGTTCCTCAAAGCTTAAGAATAAAATAAAGAAAGTTGTTTGATAATTTCTCTACATCTTTCTTCAACCTGACTGCAAACTGGGCTAAAAAGAGCGTTATCCCAATAAGGATCCGTAACATCATCGTTATCTAGAAAAAGTTTAACTTTTTGTCGTTCTTCATCCGTCATTGCCAGCCGTTGTACATCACTTAAATTTTGCTTGTCCATTACCAAAATCAAATCATATTTTTGGAACATTGTATAGTCGAATTGTTGCGCCCTTTGCTTGCTAATATCATAGCCAATTGCTTTTGCTGCGGCAATACTTCTATGATCGGGCGCACTACCAATGTGCCAATCTCCAGTTCCTGCTGATGCGATTTCCCAATTTAAATTTTCTTCATTCGATAAGTGGCGCATAATGCCTTCCGCCAAAGGAGAACGACAAATATTACCAAGGCAGACCATTAATATTTTCAATTATTTACTTTTTGCGGTGAAGGTATAAACTACTGTGTAAGTTACTTTATCTTGTTCATAAGTGTATTTATCAACAATCGTATTGCCGGTTAATAAAACTATATGGGTGTTTCCAAATCCACTGTTCAACGAAATCTCGTTTCCATTTTTGGTATATTTTGCATTTTTGAAACTGATCATATCGCAAAGGGAACCTGTAGACGTGTAAGCGTAAGATCCATCTGAAGAGAAATTAAGGGTGTAGTTGTT is drawn from Pedobacter mucosus and contains these coding sequences:
- a CDS encoding DUF1543 domain-containing protein — its product is MITPKLFMIMLGCKPKGRQTEQHDIFFGIATSLKEMIPDIYAFWPEAKNKIHIDAWREVNNVNGCKVECVNASEHFSNELHLFFINLGGYRQNEFDEPHYKMLLATPDKASATKQAKETAFYKHATFAGATSHIDDKYGVDVDDIFEIEDVLSADLKAKFRLKLTKMKSLIEDEIHLGYLPIKNIK
- a CDS encoding ThuA domain-containing protein, producing MKKVISFCLIIAGIFLFQSFISAKKTARVLVFSKTKGFRHNAIEAGKIAIMKLGTANNFEVDTTENAALFTEDNLKKYATVVFLSTTGDVLDNNQQAVFERYIQAGGGFVGIHAATDTEYDWPWYGKLVGAYFISHPAVQEAKFIIKDKKHPSTKFFTDSVWMHKDELYNFKDINPDIKVLITIDEKSYTGGKNGSFHPFSWYHLYDGGRAFYTSMGHTKETWNDEQFLNHLLGGIKYSISKQKPLNFDKVHTKLP
- a CDS encoding low molecular weight protein-tyrosine-phosphatase → MKILMVCLGNICRSPLAEGIMRHLSNEENLNWEIASAGTGDWHIGSAPDHRSIAAAKAIGYDISKQRAQQFDYTMFQKYDLILVMDKQNLSDVQRLAMTDEERQKVKLFLDNDDVTDPYWDNALFSPVCSQVEERCREIIKQLSLFYS